From Caretta caretta isolate rCarCar2 chromosome 14, rCarCar1.hap1, whole genome shotgun sequence, the proteins below share one genomic window:
- the LOC142069160 gene encoding uncharacterized protein LOC142069160, protein MADRSEGAELTLTSGEEECEMRVCDTDGEPRGNVAEPMGDVYLARLCARPQALSMETLQGARDGLERSGELGKELGSCLDLALERFCREPPCVQGNARMTLSWAGGSLEFLSGDGGYTISVFYHKGNPYYYLHIKDLPGHLYVAWLRSRKERLSSNSLLALFTGLRFSQGDTAALRVCFHRAWEGFRREPRCVQDNARLLIRWGREELVFISGQGQCEISVLLADGEPQYHVTELGGNKPVTWSHASPEPLSVANLARVRDRLGRWGALGKELSSCFGEAIVQFRREPRCVQENARLLIRWGREKLEFVSGQGQCEISVLLADGEPQYHITELGRDRPVTWSHASPEPLSVADLVRVRDRLGRWGALGEELSSCFGEAISQFSQEPRCVQGNARMRIRSDGGTLELLSGEGQCEISVCCRDGRPQYKVGELSVHMYLARLFARPEPLSADGLQRVLRKLGSCQEDTGILRACISHALDQFVQEPWCVQENARLLIRWGGEELELVSGQGQCEISVLLADGEPQYRITELGGDRPVTWSHASPEPLSVADLARVRDRLGRWGRLGKELSVCFGEAISRFSREPPWVQGNARMGICWDRNRLEFLSGEGQCEISLRYRHGRAQYEVGELPGHINLARLHTLPEPEHEPPETPHD, encoded by the coding sequence ATGGCCGACCGCAGCGAGGGGGCAGAGCTGACGCTcacctcaggggaggaggagtgtgAGATGCGTGTGTGTGACACCGATGGGGAGCCCCGGGGCAACGTCGCTGAGCCCATGGGGGACGTGTATCTGGCCAGGTTATGCGCCCGCCCCCAGGCGCTGAGCATGGAGACCCTGCAGGGAGCGCGGGACGGACTGGAGCGAAGCGGGGAGCTGGGcaaggagctgggcagctgcctgGACCTCGCCCTGGAGAGGTTCTGCCGGGAGCCCCCGTGCGTGCAGGGGAACGCCAGGATGACGTTGAGTTGGGCCGGGGGGAGCCTGGAGTTCCTGTCGGGGGATGGAGGTTACACAATCTCTGTTTTCTATCATAAAGGAAATCCCTATTATTATCTCCATATTAAGGATCTCCCCGGGCACTTGTATGTGGCCTGGTTACGTTCCCGCAAGGAACGGCTCAGTTCTAACAGTCTGCTGGCGTTGTTCACAGGGCTGCGTTTCTCTCAGGGGGACACTGCTGCGCTGAGGGTCTGCTTTCACAGAGCCTGGGAGGGCTTCAGACGGGAGCCCCGGTGCGTGCAGGACAACGCCAGGCTGCTGATccggtggggaagggaggagctcGTGTTCATCTCCGGCCAGGGGCAGTGTGAGATCTCCGTGCTCCTCGCCGATGGGGAACCCCAGTATCACGTCACAGAGCTGGGAGGGAACAAGCCAGTGACTTGGTCACACGCCAGCCCAGAGCCGCTGAGCGTCGCAAACCTGGCGAGGGTGCGGGACAGActggggcgctggggggcgctgggcaagGAGCTGAGCAGCTGCTTTGGGGAGGCCATTGTGCAGTTCAGACGGGAGCCCCGGTGCGTGCAGGAGAACGCCAGGCTGCTGATCcggtggggcagggagaagctGGAGTTTGTCTCCGGCCAGGGGCAGTGTGAGATCTCGGTGCTCCTCGCCGATGGGGAACCCCAGTATCACatcacagagctgggaagggacaggccAGTGACTTGGTCACACGCCAGCCCTGAGCCGCTGAGCGTTGCAGACCTAGTGAGGGTGCGGGACAGActggggcgctggggggcgctgggtgAGGAGCTGAGCAGCTGCTTTGGGGAGGCCATTTCCCAGTTCAGCCAGGAGCCCCGCTGTGTGCAGGGGAACGCCAGGATGAGGATCAGGTCTGATggagggaccctggagctcctgtcaggggaggggcagtgtgAGATCTCCGTGTGCTGTAGGGACGGGAGACCCCAGTACAAGGTTGGGGAGCTCTCCGTGCACATGTACCTGGCTCGGTTATTTGCCCGCCCAGAACCACTGAGTGCTGACGGCCTGCAGAGAGTGTTGAGAAAATTGGGGTCCTGTCAGGAAGACACCGGTATCCTAAGAGCCTGTATTTCCCACGCCTTGGACCAATTCGTTCAGGAGCCCTGGTGCGTGCAGGAGAACGCCAGGCTGCTGAtccggtggggtggggaggaactggAGTTAGTGTCTGGCCAGGGGCAGTGTGAGATCTCCGTGCTCCTCGCCGATGGGGAACCCCAGTATCGCatcacagagctgggaggggacAGGCCAGTGACTTGGTCACACGCCAGCCCAGAGCCGCTGAGCGTCGCAGACCTAGCGAGGGTGCGGGACAGACTGGGGCGCTGGGGGCGGCTGGGCAAGGAGCTGAGTGTCTGCTTTGGGGAGGCCATTTCCCGGTTCAGCCGGGAGCCCCCGTGGGTGCAAGGGAACGCCAGGATGGGGATCTGCTGGGACAGGAATAGACTGGAGTTCCTGTCAGGAGAGGGGCAGTGTGAGATCTCTCTGCGATATAGGCACGGGAGAGCCCAGTACGAGGTTGGGGAGCTCCCAGGGCACATAAACCTGGCTCGGTTACACACCCTACCAGAGCCAGAGCACGAACCCCCTGAGACGCCGCATGATTGA